The genome window GACTACGATACTCGCCATGGTTATCGCGGTCCTGCCGAGGTTTTATGGAAACAGAATGAAACGGCTTGGACAGCAGAGCAGATTGTCGAAAAATTGAAAAAAATGCCTGTCTATGGGCCGTTAATGCCAGCTGTCGTGACATCTGCAACGGCTTCAGAAGCACAAGTGATGTTAGCTGATGGTTCGCAAATCCCCATTACAATGACCGGAGTGCGTTGGGCGCGTAAATTTATTTCAGATACTCAGCAAGGTGCCGCGCCAAGAGCCGTAAATGCAGTGATGCAAGTGGGTGAACAAATTTGGGTTCGAAAAGTTAAAGATAACTGGTGGTTAGGGCAAGTGCCTGATGTAAATGCTGCCTTTGTTGCTTTGAATCCGAATGACGGTGCAATTATTGCGCTTGTTGGTGGGTTTGACTTCAATATGAGTGAGTTTAACCGGGTTACCCAATCATTACGCCAAGTTGGTTCGAATATTAAACCTTTCTTGTATACCGCTGCGATGGATAAAGGCCTGACATTATCATCATTACTTAATGATGTGCCGATTAGCCGTTGGGATGCGGGCGCTGGTTCTGATTGGCGTCCTAAGAATTCACCGCCTCGATATGATGGACCTATTCGTTTACGTCAAGGTTTAGGTCAATCAAAAAACGTTGTGATGGTTCGCGCAATGAGAGCCATGGGTGTGGACTATGCCGCTGATTATTTGACTCGCTTTGGTTTCCCAGCGGAAAATATTAACCGTACAGAGGCGTTAGCGCTAGGTGCGCCATCATTTACACCAATGCAAATGGTTCGTGGATATGCCGTCATGGTTAATGGTGGGTATTTGATTGACCCATACTACATTTCGAAGATCGAAAATCATAATGATGAGGTTATTTTCGAAGCTAATCCTAAAATAGCATGCCCGGATTGTACGGATATTCCGGTGATCTATGGGGATACTGAACGCACTATTGCGAGCAAAGGTATTGATGATGAATCTACCGAAGAAGTTACACAATCGGGGGATGATGCCGTCATACAAGAGCCAACAATGGAATTAACAACGGCATCTAACCTAGGCGGGAACTCCGGTGACCAATATGCGCCTCATGTGATTAATACCCCACTCGCATTCTTAATTAGGGATGCGATGATGACTAATATCTATGGTGAGCCTGGTTGGTCTGGTACGGGTTGGCGTGCAGCGAGAGACTTAGGTGGTCGGCGTGATATTGGTGGGAAAACAGGAACAACGAATAGCTCGAAAGATGCTTGGTTCTCTGGCTATGGTCCAGATGTTGTGGCTTCAGCATGGATAGGTTTTGATGACAATAGGCGTACACTAGGTCGTGGTGAAGCGGGTGCTAAAAGCGCACAGCCAATGTGGGACGACTTTATGAAGTCTATTTTGGATGGAGTACCTGTGAAAACAATGAAGCCGCCAAAAGGGGTTATTTCTGTATCCATTGATAGCCGGACAGGTAAGTTAGGTTCTTCCCGTCGTGAGTATTTTATTGAAGGAACGGAACCGAAAGAACATGCTGTACAAGAGGTAGGCACGACAATTTCTACGGAAGGTGGGGCTAGCCAAGAGCTATTTTAAAATTATTGTTGGCTAAACTCTCTCAATTAGCACCCCATTGTTGATTTAAAACATGGGGTGTTTTCTATAGAGACATTTAATATATCAGGCGATTATGTGCCAATATTAATAATTGGTTATGGAAATCACATACAGCTGATACAATAATAAGTGTTTTTACTTACTACTTTTTAAGTAACGTTCTAGATAGAAAAGTGCGCTAATATTCCGAGCTTCGTTGAAATCAGGGTGTTCCAGTAATTCCATCATTCGAGATATTGGCCATAGCTCTTGTTGTAGTGGTTCTGGCTCATCTCCTTCGAGTTTTTCGCTGTATAAGTCTTGAGCGATAAGAATGTTCATTTTACTTGAGAAGTATGATGGTGACATCGTAAGTTTGGCGAGCTGAACAATGTGATTAGCGCCATAACCTATTTCTTCTTTGAGTTCACGTTGGGCTGCTTCAATGGCGATTTCACCGGGGTCGATAGCACCTTTGGGAAAGCCTAATTCATAGCTTTCAATTCCGACAGCGTATTCGCGAATGAGGATGAGGTTATCACCCATGATAGGAACAATAAGAACCGCTTCACGTTTTTGCGGGCCGCATTCTTTCATAGACTCGTTTTTCGCCATTACTAAATTCGAGGTCAACTGATTGAATGCTGAATAATTTTGATTGAGCAACATCTTGAATATTCAAGATTTTTGGTTTTTTTAACTCTGTCATAACGATTTCCGAACAGGATGAGTGAAATCTATTGCTAAAAGCATATTTCATTGATTTACGAGACGCGTTGTACTTAGTACTGCCCGTATTTTGAAATCACCGTACAACTATGACCTATATCAAAATAAAATGATAGATATTATCGAGTCGATAAAATGCTGTTAGTATAATCGTCGTTCAAAAATAGCACGGATGAATAAATAAAAAAATTTTTTACAAGATGTTGTAATTTAAAATAAAAATCCTAAATAGAATAGGAATTGGCTTATTTTTAGAAAGCCTGATGGTTGATATGCTTTTCTTATTCATTTTTCATTGGGGAAACAATGCTGAACCATGTCATTATAACGGCTATAATTGTTATTAGCCTGACTATAATGGCTTCCTTCCTATATTTTAGGCGGGGGCGGCGTTCTGGCGTCTATCAAATACCCTCTGTAGCGTCACCATCATTTAGAAAAATGATTGATTCAGATTACCAAACCATCTCTCAGTATTTAAATTATTGCTCTGCTGTATCAATAAATTCTTCTCAACATCCATGGCAAATCAAAAAAAATTCAACAATAGCAACAATTTGCCATTCATTAACGCGTTTTTAATTTGCGCCAAGAGCAGGGAAATAGCTGGCGTTATTTTATTGATACCATTGAAGTTCAGCTCCCTTCACAGCTTGAACCGTTTTTGCAACGCCAAAATGTCATGGATATAGTAGAAACAGACCACTTACCATTGATTATTTCAATGAATAGCCATTCGCTGAAAGATTTCAGTAGTGAATGGCAAACAGGCGTACCACTCGATTCAACATGGCCTGATGCGGCTATACAAGAACGTGGTCAACATAGTATTGAACGATTGAAAGTTCGTAAAGAGACGGCAGAAGAGCATCGATTACACAACGCCACAGGTTGGCTTGGTGCCGCGATTATTTGCCTAAGTTTTTTATTTGGTTATTTAACCCTCGTCTCAATCCCGTTATTACAGGAATCGGGGTTGGTGATTACAATGATTACGTTTGTTATTGGGTTACTTGTTCTCTTTCGCTCTAGGATGTTTCCTCGAAAATATCAAGATATTCAATGTATTCACGGTCAACCAAAGCGCTGGGAGCTTTATGGCGAGCTTGATAAAAAATATTCCACAAATACCTCTATTGCGGGTATTGATTTGCACTACCCCAGCCATTGGGCGAATTATTTAAAATACGAAGAAAACCAAGCCGTTAATATTGATTTTTATACGACGGGTGAGGTGGTTAGACTCGGTAAGTATCTTTCTTTGCATGAAGAAGAACGTTATTACCCATATAAGCGGTTCAAAAAGAATGTGTTGATGTTAGTTGGGGCATTATTAACGATGGCCTTGATATTTGCATATCAAACCGATGGGGTTACCGATAAAACTGGGTTTTGCTTGGTTAGGTGGTACAGAGAAAATTAAGGTTGAGGACCCTAAGGACCTCGTTTCCCGTCAGATCAAAATTGGGGATACATTAGTTGCCCAAGGTAAAGGGATGTGTTATCGCCCACCGAATTTTAATAAAGAAAACCAAGCACAATTTGTGCCATTTGATTGTTCGGGGATTTATTGGAATGATGTAAGTTTACTGACCGAGCCTCAATCTGAGGTTGTTGAACGTTCGATATCATTGCTTGATACCGTCAAAAGCCAATTGCATCCAGATAAAAACTCGGCAGGAGTTAATCCAAGATTACAGCGCGATATTATGAAGTCAGGGATGAATATTATCTTTGATTTTTCGGCTATCATTATGGGAACAGAACAACTGTGCCATAATTCTGATAATTGCCTAAAATTAAAAAATGCGCTGACTAATCTAGGAAGTACAGAGGATTGGCCTGCTTTAGTACAGAAAGCGTCGACTGGGAAATTAAAAGGGGCCCATGTTTTATTGCGTGCGGGTAGCGCTGAGGCCTTGGAAAACATTGTGGAAGACACCATATATGATTTTATCAAAACAGAATAGAGAAAGAAGTGCGTAAAATTAATAGTCCTCCTCCTGGAGGTGTTTTATTAATTAGTGATGAAAATAAGCCTTTAGTCGATTCGATACCGGGAGCTTCTTTTAATGAGTTATCGCCATTACAGCGTTGGCAAGAATTGCAAAGGTTATCAAATCTTCTAATCAATACACCGTTCAATATTGAAGGGGTCATTACGAGTTTATCAGTAGATGCTAATGGCACATTGCAAATTGTGTTGCATGAAGAGCCCAATGCAAAAGTGGTATCTCAGTATATACGTAGTGCGATTTTTATCCTATTTTTGTTAGTGTGTGCTTTGTTAAATGGTTCGTTGATTGTGCTACGTGTTTTGAATAATAAGAAGCGTTTGCGTAATATCACAGAATATTATGATAAATGCTTTGAGGCTAATCCCCCTTCCTATCGTCGATAGTATCATCCCGAAAATAGAGGGAGCCTCTTCTTAGTTTGATTCAGACTTATGTTGAGGAGGCACCATGAATCAATCCACTATAGAACCTGTTCGCCTTGATAAATGGCTGTGGGCTGCGCGGTTTTATAAAACGCGTGCAGTCGCCCGTGAAATGATTGAAGGTGGTAAAGTTCATTATAATGGGCAAAGAACTAAGCCCGGGAAGATTGTTGAGCTACACGGAATCGTTAAGCTTCGACAAGGTAATGATGAACGGACGGTTGAAATCATGCAAATTAGTAGCCAGCGTAAAGGCGCGCCGGAAGCACAGTTGCTGTACTGTGAAACCGTAGAAAGTATTGAACAACGAGAGAAAATGGCACAAGCGCGTAAGATGAATGCACTGACGATGCCACATCCAGAGCGACGTCCAGATAAGAAAGAACGGCGTACTCTATTAAAGTTTAAACAAACAAATTCTCATGAGTCGTCTTGATGACGGCCTGAGCAACAGCCCGAGCAATAGAGAGATATTATGGCAAACCAAGACTTACTCCACCGTTTTTTATTTGAGCAACATTCCGTTCGTGGGGAAATGATCAGTGTTGATGAAACCTTTGAACATATTTTAGAAAACCATGACTACCCAACAGCGGTGAAAGGTTTGTTAGGTGAGTTACTTGTTGCTACCAGTTTATTGACGGCAACGTTGAAGTTCGATGGTGATATTACTGTCCAAATTCAAGGGGATGGGCCGGTTAATCTGGCGGTTATCAATGGTAATAATTTACAACAGATGCGTGGTGTTGCACGTGTAGATGGCCCTGTTGTGGCTGGTAGCACTCTGAAGCAGATGATTGGTAATGGTTTTATGGTGATTACCATCACACCGAATCAAGGTGAACGTTATCAAGGAATTGTGGCGATCGAAGGGGATTCTATTGAAGAAAGCATTGATGCCTATTTTCGCCAGTCAGAGCAATTGCCAACCCGTTTATTCATTCGTGTGGGTGAAGTAGATGGGAAACCAAGTGCAGGTGGCATGTTGTTGCAAGTTTTACCAGCAGCAAATGAAACAAGCCATGAGTTCTTTGACCACTTAGTGCAACTGACAGCCACAATTAAAGGCCAAGAGCTGAGTTCATTGGATGTGAAAGAGGTTTTACACCGTCTTTATCATGAAGAAGATGTCACGTTATATGACCCACAATCTGTCGAGTTTCGTTGTACTTGTTCAAGGGAGCGTTGCGAAAGTACATTAGCGACGTTACCGAAGGAAGATGTTATCGATATTTTACACAAAGATGGAAAAATTGATATGGAGTGTGAATTTTGTGGCTCACATTACGTATTTATTGAATCCGATCTTCAAGGGTTAAATAATGAGCTAAATCAGCAACTTCACTGATACGATTTAGCAACCTAATTATGTGACAAGGGTGCAATTCTGCACCCTTTTTTTATAATTTTAAAGCATTATTACGTGCTCTAAGTCTCATTATGAATTAAAAAAAATTATACATTTTCAATTCTTTGATAGCAATCGCTGTTAATTAGTCGTAAAGAATTATGATCATCCGCAGATTAATTATGTTTACCAGGAGCAATATAATGAGCGCTAAAAGCATTACCCTGAAGGAACTTGAAAAGTACGGTATTCATGATGTAGCTGAAGTGGTTTATAACCCAAGTTACGAGCTATTATTCACGGAAGAAACTAAGCCAGGACTTGAAGGTTATGAGCGTGGAACAGTAACCACTTTAGGTGCTGTTGCGGTTGATACAGGTATCTTTACTGGTCGTTCACCAAAAGATAAATATATTGTACGTGATGACGTGACTCGCGATACTGTTTGGTGGGCAGACCAAGGTAAAGGTAAAAACGACAACAAACCGATGTCACAAGAAGTTTGGGCGGATCTCAAACATTTAGTGACTGAACAACTGTCTGGTAAACGTTTGTTTATCATTGATGCATTCTGTGGTGCGAACGCCGACACTCGTCTAAAAGTACGTTTCATCACTGAAGTTGCATGGCAGGCGCATTTCGTTAAAAATATGTTCATTCGCCCATCAGATGAAGAGCTAGTGGGCTTCGAACCTGATTTCATCGTCATGAACGGCGCGAAATGTACTAACCCGAATTGGGAAGCACAAGGTTTGAATTCAGAAAACTTTGTTGCGTTCAACTTAACAGAGCGCATGCAACTGATCGGTGGCTCTTGGTATGGTGGCGAAATGAAGAAAGGTATGTTCTCTATGATGAACTACCTGCTGCCATTAAAAGGCATTGCATCTATGCACTGTTCTGCTAACGTCGGCGAAAAAGGCGATGTCGCCATTTTCTTTGGTTTATCTGGAACAGGTAAAACCACACTTTCTACCGATCCAAAACGTAAGTTAATTGGTGACGATGAACACGGTTGGGATGATGACGGCGTATTCAACTTTGAAGGCGGTTGCTACGCAAAAACTATCAACTTATCTAAAGAAGCTGAGCCAGACATCTATGGTGCTATCAAACGTGATGCGTTATTGGAAAACGTGATGGTGTTGGCAGATGGTACAGTTGATTTCAATGATGGTTCAAAAACGGAAAACACCCGTGTTTCTTATCCAATCTACCACATTGACAACATTGTAAAACCTGTTTCTAAAGCGGGCCATGCAACAAAAGTTATCTTCTTAACCGCAGATGCATTTGGTGTGTTGCCACCTGTTTCTCGTTTAACGCCTGAACAAACGCAGTACCACTTCCTATCAGGCTTTACCGCGAAATTAGCAGGGACAGAGCGTGGTGTGACGGAACCGACTCCGACATTCTCTGCATGTTTTGGCGCTGCATTCTTATCATTGCACCCAACACAATACGCTGAAGTATTAGTTAAACGTATGGAAGCGGCTGGCGCGAAAGCTTACTTAGTGAATACAGGCTGGAACGGTACAGGCAAACGTATCTCCATCAAAGATACTCGTGCCATCATCGATGCTATTTTAAGTGGTGATATCGAAAAAGCGGACATGATTAAACTGCCTGTGTTCGATTTAGAAGTCCCAACAGCATTACCGGGTGTGGATACCAATATCCTTGACCCACGTAATACTTATGCAGACAAAGCGCAGTGGGATGAAAAAGCGCAAGACTTAGCAGAACGTTTCGTGAATAACTTTGATAAGTACACGGACACGCCAGCAGGTGCTGCACTGGTGAAAGCCGGGCCAAAACTGTAATTAGTTTTGTGAATCAATAAATAATAAAGGCTCTACCAATGTAGAGCCTTTTTTGTTGTGAAAATGATTATTCTGCGGATGGTAAGTCAAACAACAGGATTTCACTATCTTCACTTGCTTTGATGGTGAGTGCTGTTTCTTGCCAAATAGCTAAACCATCGCTGGTGGTTGCTTTTTGGCCATTGATTTCCACATTCCCTTTGACGACTTGAATCCATACAACTCGCTTATCAGCGACCGCATGAGTGTGTGTTTCATTTGCAGGTAATGCCCAGCGCCACAGTTCCATATCTTGATAAACTTTTAATGAGCCATCACGTGCATCCGGTGATAGCACCAATTGCTTGCCATCTTTGGAATCGAACCGTTTTTGCTCATAACGTGGCTCAATACCCGTTCTCTCAGGAATGATCCAAATTTGGTACAGGTGTAGCTCTTCTTCATTGCTTGGGTTGTATTCAGAATGACGAATACCCGTACCCGCACTCATAATTTGGAATTCACCCGCAGGGATTTGCTCCATATTGCCCATGCTGTCTTTATGTTCGACAGTCCCATTGAGCACATAGGTCAATATTTCCATATCTTTATGGGGGTGGGTTCCAAACCCTTGGCCCGCAGTAATAAAGTCTTCGTTAATCACTCTCAGTGCAGAAAAGCCCATAAATTGCTCATCATAGTAGCTAGAGAATGAAAAAGTATGCCAACTGTCGAGCCATCCATGGTTTGCATGACCACGTTCGTTTGCTTTGCGTAAATAAATCATCGTGTTCTCTCCTGTACGGATTTCAACCTTGGTTGAACTCGCTCTAAATGTATTGATGACAGTTTAACCAATTTACACACAGAGAAAAGTAGCTCCCATTAACCATAGGATCCAAAAAATTTGAACAAGATAGGTAGTGATTGCAGAGAATTGTGGGGTAAATAAAAAAATAGCCAGCGCAAGGCTGGCTAAAGTAAACACTGGAAGCAATGTGAGCAATGTCGTACCCCCTGCAAAAGGGTGACTAAGTAACCCTATCGAGGAAGTGATGATAATGGTTATCAATATCGTTTGTAAAGCATTATTTTTAACCAAAATAATATATCTTATAATTAAAACTGCAATTATATGATTTATATGAAATTAAATATTAACCATTATTTTTCAATGGATTAAGATTTTCTGGGCATCAATACAGGAGGATACGCTTAACGGAACAATTCCGTTAAGCGTCAGGTTAAGACTGAGTGTGTTTCCAGTCTTTTTTCTATTATTCTGTAAAAGGGAGAGGCAAGCTTTCCGCACATGCAGCTGCGGAACTCCATGCCCATTGAAAATTATAACCTCCGAGCCAGCCAGTTACATCCATCACCTCACCAATAAAGTACAGGCCAGACACTTTAAGCGATTGCATGGTTTTAGACGATATTTCGTGAGTATCAACGCCACCTAATGTTACTTCAGCTGTGCGGTACCCTTCCGTTCCATTAGGTTGTACCTGCCATTGGTGTAATGTGGTGTGCAACGCTTCAATTTGAGGATGGTTAAGCTGTTTTAGCGCACATTCAGGGATTTGCCCTTGAGCTTGTAATATCTCAATTAGCCGTTTAGGTAGTATTTTTGCTAAGGTATTTTTCAACGATTGATTTGGGTGCTGGTGTTTCTCTGAAGCGATAAAATCATTTACGGCAATATCGGGAAGTAAGTTAATACTTACGTACTCACCAGGGTTCCAGTAGCTGGATATTTGCAAAATGGCTGGACCAGAAAGCCCCCGATGGGTGAATAAAATATTTTCTTTAAATACGGTGCCATTTGCTGCTGTTACCGTTGCAGGGACAGAGATGCCTGAAAGTACCTGCAATGTTTCTAAAAGGGGTTTATGTAAAGTGAAGGGCACCAGTGCTGCTCGTGTTGGAATAATAGTATGCCCAAACTGTTCCGCAAGGCGATAGCCAAAGGGGGTTGCACCTAAACCAGGCATCGATAAGCCGCCGGTTGCAACGACAAGTGAGTGGGTACTTACTTGAGAGCCGTTAATCGTGACTAAAAAACCATCATCTATTTTGTCAACGGCAGTGACCTCACTGCGTAACTTAATAGTGATATTAGGTAGGTTACACTCACTTTGCAGCATATCGACGATATCTTGTGCGCTATTATCACAAAAAAGCTGCCCTAAGGTTTTTTCATGATAAGGGATATTATATTTAGCGACTAAGGCAATAAAATCCCACTGTGTATAGCGAGCAAGTGCTGACTTACAAAAGTGCGGGTTCGTAGAAATGTAATTACTGTGCTCTGTATACATATTAGTGAAATTGCAGCGTCCGCCACCGGACATCAATATTTTCCTGCCTAATTTTTTCCCGTTATCAACCACTAGCGTTTTCAAACCGCGTTTGCCAGAGTGTGAGGCACAAAATAAACCTGCTGCGCCAGCACCTAAAATAATAACGTCGAAATTTTTCACAATAAGTGTCTCTATATATGTTTGATTTTAAGCATAATTACATTGATAACTGGGATATTTTACGTCATCTCATCGAGATTGTAATGTAAAGCTTTGAGGAAGAACTGATGAAAACTATACAGGACGTATTATAATTAGAGAAATTCGTCTAAAAAAAGCAAACAATGATTATTTTCTGGAAATATCGTTAAAAAGTTTCAAAAATTCAGAATAACCTTGATTGCTGCAATTCATTGAAATATATGGAGTAATTGCTATGAGGTACTTTTTTGATGGGTAGTTAAATCAAAAAAAGGTTAGATTTTGCTTCCACCGCCAGCGTTTGTCACTGATAATGCGCCGCGTTCATGTCCAACATATAATGGCTTAACGTCTATGCTACATCTTTTTACAGGTTTAGAATTTCATACAGGTCTATTATTAGTTCTGGCACTGTTGTTTGTGCTGATCTATGAGGCTATAAATGGCTTCCATGACACCGCTAACGCGGTAGCAACGGTTATTTATACCAGAGCAATGCGGGCTCAGTTCGCAGTTGTCATGGCAGGGGTTTTTAACTTTTTTGGTGTCTTGCTGGGAGGGTTGAGCGTTGCATATGCCATTGTCCACCTCTTACCAACAGACCTCTTGCTTAATGTGAGCTCAGCTCACGGCCTTGCAATGGTTTTCTCATTGCTCTTGGCTGCAATTATTTGGAACCTTGGAACTTGGTACTTAGGTATTCCTGCTTCCAGTTCACACACACTTATCGGGGCGATAATCGGGGTGGGCTTAACCAACGCGATTGTGACTGATTCGTCTGTCGTTGATGCCTTGAATATACCGAAAATGATCAGTATTTTCATGTCATTAATTTTGTCTCCCGCTATCGGTTTTGTGATTGCCGGTTTGATGATTTTCTTTTTGCGCCGTTATTGGAGTGGCACAAAGAAACGTCGTCGTATTCACTTAACACCTGCGGAACGTGAGAAAAAAGATGGTAAGCGTAAGCCGCCATTCTGGACCCGTACTGCGTTGATTTTGTCAGCAGTTGGGGTGAGTTTCTCCCATGGTGCGAACGATGGCCAGAAAGGCATCGGTCTTATCATGCTGGTGCTAATTGGTGTTGCTCCAGCAGGTTTCGTTATGAATATGAATTCTAACGGTTATGACATCGCAAAAACACATGATGCGGTTGTCCACCTGCAACAATACTATGAAACACATAAACCAGCGTTAAACCATGCAATAGAAAATGCCCCGACCGTTGCAGTAAGTAGTGATGAACTCGGTGGTGAATTCCATTGTGATAGCACACGTACTGGCGCTATTTTAAATCAAGCGCAAACGATGCTTGATGGCATTCAAAGTTATGAAGAGCTGACGCCAGACCAACGTAACCACGCACGCCGTTTGCTGATGTGTATCTCTGATACTGCGAATGCGGTTGCAAAATTACCAGAAACCAGTTCCAAAGATGCCAGCTTACTGAAAAAACTCAGTAATGATTTGCTGTATACCGTTGAATATGCACCATTGTGGATCATTATTGCGGTTGCTTTAGCATTATCATTAGGCACCATGTTTGGTTGGCAGCGTGTTGCTGTGACCATTGGTGAGAAAATTGGTAAGAAAGGTATGACTTATGCGCAAGGTGTATCTGCTCAGGTAACTGCGGCAGTCTCTATCGGTGTGGCAAGTTATACTGGTATGCCAGTTTCAACAACGCAGGTTTTATCTTCTGCAGTGGCGGGTACGATGGTTGTCGATGGTGGTGGTGTACAAACAAAAACCATTAAAAGCATTGCGCTAGCATGGTTATTAACTTTACCGGTGTCCATTGTGTTATCCGGCGGTTTATACTGGCTATCGCTGTTGTTTATCTAGTCGCGCTAATTTTGGCTTCATACATGAGTATGGAGCCTTTAACAGTTACATGAACACAGTAATCTACATATACAAAATAGTGATGATCGAAAGGCCATCACTATTTTTTCATTAGAAAGTTACGATCATAGTTAACCTGTTATCAATAAATACGCTAAACTCACGATAACAAGTATGCTGAGCCTGCTTATCATCATGAATTGCTTACGGATTCGCTCACAACGCAAAATAACTTCAGGGTCATAATGTTCAAGGTATTGTTTGTTATTTATGTATCGAACTAACCGGAGTTGTTTGTTTAGCTGGCCGTGTGTAGTAAAAAAACCATTACCATCAACGGATTGATAAAGCAGAGGGTCTGAATCCCTTAAAATAGACAATAGAACACGAACGGAAGAAAAGTACCGCATCATATTTAAGATGCACAAAATGCATAATGCCCAAAACAATGCAATCATACTGAACATAATCCTCTCCTTAGAACCTAGCTCAAGCTCACAGCAATTGTCGCAAAGGAAATACAGCAGAAAAATTATACTTATACTCAGTTATTTTATTGTAGGATAAATTATTGTTTAAAAAAAGTGCAATTAGCGTAAATTTGTGATGACCTTTTGTTTATATTGAAGAAAATAAACCTGAGTTACTGAACTTTAATATCACAGTTTGCTGGGCAACTTTGTTGTTTTACTAAGCTAAAGAGTCTCCATAACTCGAATTTTTTAGGGCAATATATTAATATTGAATGAATGATGTTATTGTTTTATAAAATGTTATATGAAGTGATGATTTTAAGGTTAATCTGCTTAGATGTGATCAAAGCAACACTTAATAATCACAATTAGCAGGTATAGTATTCATAAAGATGTGGTGAAGGCATAACCACCAGATAATCAGCATTCGGAAGGAGTTTACTTATGGCTTACAAACATATTCTCGTTGCGGTAGATTTATCACCTGAAAGTAAAGTATTACTGGATAAGGCTGTCTCTATGGCAAAACCTTACGGGGCCAAAGTATCTATGATCCATGTTGATGTTAACTATTCAGACCTCTATACCGGTCTTATTGATGTCAATCTTGGTGACATGCAGCAACGTATTACTGATGAAACGCGTAATGCTCTGAAGGATTTGTCTGCAGGTGCAGGTTATGAAATTCAAGAAACACTCAGCGGTAGCGGTGATCTAGGCCAAGTACTGGTCGATGCCATTAAAAAATACAATATGGATTTAGTGGTCTGTGGGCACCACCAAGATTTCTGGAGCAAGCTGATGTCGTCTGCTCGCCAGCTAATCAATACAGTCCATGTGGATATGTTGATTGTACCACTAAATGATGATGAAGAATAATCCATATTACGCCATTTGAAATATTATTCACTAAAAACGCTTGCTT of Providencia rettgeri contains these proteins:
- the mrcA gene encoding Penicillin-binding protein 1A, with the translated sequence MYKYVEGELPDVATMKDIRLQVPMQVYSADNELIAQYGEKRRIPLPLAEIPPLMIKAFIATEDSRFYDHHGIDPIGIFRAITVMASSGHASQGASTITQQLARNFYLSPEKTLMRKVKEAFLAIRIEQIFTKDEIMELYLNKIYLGNRAYGVGAAAYVYFGKTVDELTLSEIAMIAGLPKAPSTFNPLYSYDRAVNRRNVVLSRMFEEKYITQDQYEQAKNEKIVASYHAPKIDFSAPYLAEMARQTLFDKYGEDAYTDGYKVYTTVIRKDQEAATTAVRNNLIDYDTRHGYRGPAEVLWKQNETAWTAEQIVEKLKKMPVYGPLMPAVVTSATASEAQVMLADGSQIPITMTGVRWARKFISDTQQGAAPRAVNAVMQVGEQIWVRKVKDNWWLGQVPDVNAAFVALNPNDGAIIALVGGFDFNMSEFNRVTQSLRQVGSNIKPFLYTAAMDKGLTLSSLLNDVPISRWDAGAGSDWRPKNSPPRYDGPIRLRQGLGQSKNVVMVRAMRAMGVDYAADYLTRFGFPAENINRTEALALGAPSFTPMQMVRGYAVMVNGGYLIDPYYISKIENHNDEVIFEANPKIACPDCTDIPVIYGDTERTIASKGIDDESTEEVTQSGDDAVIQEPTMELTTASNLGGNSGDQYAPHVINTPLAFLIRDAMMTNIYGEPGWSGTGWRAARDLGGRRDIGGKTGTTNSSKDAWFSGYGPDVVASAWIGFDDNRRTLGRGEAGAKSAQPMWDDFMKSILDGVPVKTMKPPKGVISVSIDSRTGKLGSSRREYFIEGTEPKEHAVQEVGTTISTEGGASQELF
- the nudE_1 gene encoding ADP compounds hydrolase nudE codes for the protein MAKNESMKECGPQKREAVLIVPIMGDNLILIREYAVGIESYELGFPKGAIDPGEIAIEAAQRELKEEIGYGANHIVQLAKLTMSPSYFSSKMNILIAQDLYSEKLEGDEPEPLQQELWPISRMMELLEHPDFNEARNISALFYLERYLKSSK
- the nudE_2 gene encoding ADP compounds hydrolase nudE — protein: MTELKKPKILNIQDVAQSKLFSIQSVDLEFSNGEKRVYERMRPAKT
- the yrfF gene encoding Putative membrane protein igaA homolog produces the protein MRQEQGNSWRYFIDTIEVQLPSQLEPFLQRQNVMDIVETDHLPLIISMNSHSLKDFSSEWQTGVPLDSTWPDAAIQERGQHSIERLKVRKETAEEHRLHNATGWLGAAIICLSFLFGYLTLVSIPLLQESGLVITMITFVIGLLVLFRSRMFPRKYQDIQCIHGQPKRWELYGELDKKYSTNTSIAGIDLHYPSHWANYLKYEENQAVNIDFYTTGEVVRLGKYLSLHEEERYYPYKRFKKNVLMLVGALLTMALIFAYQTDGVTDKTGFCLVRWYREN
- the igaA_1 gene encoding Intracellular growth attenuator protein igaA produces the protein MGLPIKLGFAWLGGTEKIKVEDPKDLVSRQIKIGDTLVAQGKGMCYRPPNFNKENQAQFVPFDCSGIYWNDVSLLTEPQSEVVERSISLLDTVKSQLHPDKNSAGVNPRLQRDIMKSGMNIIFDFSAIIMGTEQLCHNSDNCLKLKNALTNLGSTEDWPALVQKASTGKLKGAHVLLRAGSAEALENIVEDTIYDFIKTE
- the igaA_2 gene encoding Intracellular growth attenuator protein igaA, whose protein sequence is MRKINSPPPGGVLLISDENKPLVDSIPGASFNELSPLQRWQELQRLSNLLINTPFNIEGVITSLSVDANGTLQIVLHEEPNAKVVSQYIRSAIFILFLLVCALLNGSLIVLRVLNNKKRLRNITEYYDKCFEANPPSYRR
- the hslR gene encoding Heat shock protein 15, translating into MNQSTIEPVRLDKWLWAARFYKTRAVAREMIEGGKVHYNGQRTKPGKIVELHGIVKLRQGNDERTVEIMQISSQRKGAPEAQLLYCETVESIEQREKMAQARKMNALTMPHPERRPDKKERRTLLKFKQTNSHESS